A part of Candidatus Eisenbacteria bacterium genomic DNA contains:
- a CDS encoding efflux RND transporter periplasmic adaptor subunit — MKRRMLLMLAVMVVFIGTIGLVKVLQIRAAIAQGSSYQPPPEAVTTIVAGEQKWPATLNAIGTVAAVQGVTVSADLPGIVESIAFDSGKSVREGDLLVRLDTRQERAQLAAAEAQRDLANLDFERSRQLLQKGVIAQAEYDRLAAEAKQAEARVGEIRASIERKEIRAPFAGILGIRQVNLGQYLEGGAAVAPLQSMDPVYVNFSVPQQEVGVLKRGAEVHVATDSIAVAVPAGTVTAINSVVDEATRNVQIQAVFRNPHGRLRPGMFVEVEAGLGTSDPVIALPATAVSYAPYGNSVFVVGDLKGPNGKTYRGVQQRFVKLGSGRGDQVAVVSGLKQGEEVVTSGVFKLRNGASVLVNNKIRPGNDPAPKPEDS; from the coding sequence ATGAAAAGGCGAATGTTGCTCATGCTTGCTGTGATGGTCGTCTTCATCGGGACCATCGGCTTGGTGAAGGTTCTCCAGATCCGCGCGGCCATCGCGCAGGGGTCTTCCTACCAGCCGCCTCCCGAGGCGGTCACGACGATCGTCGCCGGCGAGCAGAAGTGGCCGGCGACGCTGAACGCGATCGGGACCGTGGCAGCGGTTCAGGGCGTCACGGTGAGCGCGGACCTGCCCGGGATCGTCGAGAGCATTGCCTTCGATTCCGGCAAGAGCGTCCGCGAGGGTGATTTGCTCGTGCGCCTCGATACGCGCCAGGAGCGGGCGCAGCTGGCCGCCGCGGAGGCTCAGCGCGACCTCGCGAACCTGGACTTCGAGCGGTCGCGCCAACTACTGCAGAAGGGCGTCATCGCGCAGGCGGAGTACGACCGGCTCGCCGCGGAGGCCAAGCAGGCGGAGGCCCGCGTGGGGGAGATTCGAGCCTCGATCGAGCGCAAGGAGATCCGGGCTCCCTTCGCGGGAATCCTCGGGATTCGCCAGGTCAACCTCGGCCAGTACCTGGAAGGCGGCGCCGCCGTGGCACCCCTGCAGTCGATGGATCCGGTCTACGTGAATTTCTCCGTGCCGCAGCAGGAAGTCGGCGTGCTGAAACGAGGGGCCGAAGTCCACGTGGCGACCGACAGTATCGCGGTCGCGGTTCCCGCCGGCACGGTCACGGCCATCAACTCCGTGGTGGACGAGGCCACCCGAAACGTCCAGATCCAGGCGGTCTTCCGGAATCCCCACGGCAGGCTGCGCCCCGGCATGTTCGTGGAGGTGGAAGCCGGGCTCGGCACCAGCGATCCCGTGATCGCGCTTCCGGCCACGGCCGTCAGCTACGCGCCCTATGGGAATTCGGTTTTCGTCGTGGGTGACCTCAAGGGTCCGAACGGCAAGACCTATCGCGGCGTGCAGCAGAGGTTCGTGAAGCTGGGGAGCGGGCGCGGCGACCAGGTCGCGGTCGTCTCCGGCCTCAAGCAGGGCGAAGAGGTTGTGACCTCCGGGGTCTTCAAGCTGCGCAACGGCGCATCGGTCCTGGTCAACAACAAGATCCGACCGGGCAACGATCCCGCGCCGAAGCCGGAGGACAGCTGA
- a CDS encoding TolC family protein, whose translation MPRSQRAGALREGDRRAASEGRSPTRCQVKLASLKRILAVTALLALALRAEVATAAEHRLTLDEAVRLALQRNEGLLIERESLAASKAAVTGANGAYDPLVELNGGWSRSTEPVNSSFSGTSPAEIGPKFESAEAGLSIQQLLPTGGALLLRASGAREIDEGLALLSPAYGTRVGLQLRQPLLRDRGTDAARLSVRVAKAGREGASASLRRAITETVAAVERSYWALVAARRGVEVREEAVRLAEEQLGETQSRVETGSAPRTELAQPRAELERRRGELLASREALSRAENALKLLILDGAGDALWDQQLAPGEDANVEVVPVDIPASLERALAGRPELTIADAVVKRRRAETAFARDGIWPSLDAVVSYDRFGIAGSRNPGGPAGTLPSELDGDFAKSFESLGRGDFDAARVALVLGLPIGNRAARGNAAVARHVERQAEADLARVRKAIRAEVLDAAAALETAGQRIEAARSGREAAEVQLSAERDRYDTGLSTNFLVLTRQNDLSRARLDEISALTDYRTARTEMARATGSLIEDRGIEVGGTSR comes from the coding sequence GTGCCTCGATCCCAACGAGCTGGCGCGCTTCGCGAAGGCGATCGACGCGCGGCTTCAGAAGGCCGATCTCCAACGAGGTGTCAGGTGAAGCTCGCGAGCCTGAAGCGAATCCTCGCGGTGACAGCTCTCCTGGCGCTGGCTTTGCGCGCGGAGGTCGCGACCGCCGCCGAGCATCGTTTGACCCTGGATGAAGCGGTCCGCTTGGCGCTCCAGAGGAACGAGGGGTTGCTGATAGAGCGCGAGTCGCTCGCAGCGTCGAAGGCCGCGGTGACCGGAGCGAACGGCGCCTACGATCCCTTGGTCGAGCTGAACGGCGGCTGGTCGAGGTCTACGGAGCCCGTGAACTCCTCCTTCTCAGGCACGTCGCCCGCCGAGATCGGGCCCAAATTTGAATCGGCCGAAGCCGGCCTGTCGATCCAACAGCTTCTTCCCACAGGCGGCGCGCTCTTGCTCAGGGCGAGCGGCGCGCGCGAGATCGATGAAGGCTTGGCCCTTCTTTCGCCGGCGTACGGCACGCGGGTGGGCCTGCAGCTGCGCCAGCCCCTGCTGCGCGACCGCGGCACCGACGCGGCTCGGCTGTCCGTGCGCGTCGCCAAGGCGGGGCGCGAAGGCGCCAGCGCCTCGCTCCGGCGCGCGATCACCGAGACGGTCGCGGCGGTCGAGCGATCCTACTGGGCGCTGGTGGCGGCCCGGCGGGGGGTCGAGGTGCGCGAGGAAGCGGTGCGGCTCGCGGAAGAGCAGCTCGGGGAAACGCAATCCCGCGTCGAGACGGGCTCGGCACCCCGAACGGAGCTAGCTCAACCCCGGGCCGAGCTGGAGCGGCGGCGCGGGGAGCTTCTGGCCTCGAGGGAGGCTCTTTCGCGAGCGGAGAACGCGCTGAAGCTCCTGATCCTGGACGGCGCGGGGGACGCGCTCTGGGATCAACAACTCGCTCCGGGGGAGGACGCGAACGTGGAGGTCGTCCCGGTGGACATCCCGGCCTCTCTCGAACGCGCGCTCGCGGGCCGGCCGGAGCTCACGATCGCAGACGCCGTCGTGAAGCGGCGGCGCGCCGAGACCGCTTTCGCCCGCGACGGAATCTGGCCGAGCCTCGATGCGGTCGTTTCCTATGACCGGTTCGGCATCGCGGGCTCCCGGAATCCAGGAGGGCCAGCTGGAACCCTCCCATCCGAACTGGACGGGGATTTCGCGAAGTCGTTCGAGTCGCTTGGCCGGGGTGATTTCGACGCCGCCCGTGTGGCGCTTGTGCTGGGGCTTCCGATCGGCAACCGCGCGGCCCGAGGAAACGCCGCGGTGGCGCGGCACGTCGAGCGACAGGCCGAAGCCGATCTGGCCCGCGTCCGCAAGGCGATCCGCGCCGAGGTCCTCGATGCTGCGGCCGCATTGGAGACGGCGGGCCAGAGGATCGAAGCGGCCCGGTCCGGCCGTGAAGCGGCGGAGGTCCAGCTCTCGGCCGAGCGCGACCGATACGACACGGGGCTCTCGACGAACTTCCTGGTGCTCACGCGCCAAAACGATCTATCACGCGCGCGCCTCGACGAGATCTCGGCCCTCACCGACTACCGGACGGCGCGCACCGAGATGGCACGCGCAACCGGTTCTCTGATCGAAGATCGCGGTATCGAGGTTGGCGGTACGTCACGTTAA
- a CDS encoding porin family protein, whose protein sequence is MKIRRRYTRVAIGAAVASLFVLGAASNAGAQESSLGPRTEVSLMGGIQALNENDTAIPDHFLNIPAVATVSYRLSARLAAEGEFTWMIPVTQSVDLGSGTSQDRKSPDVLAYQANLRADFPTRNWTPYLAAGAGAVTFLSNTDADRLPQLAKSETAFAVNFGAGTTYGLTERWALRADLREFVAFPSDGAAGLSNSKGADEIWMERGTLGLSYRF, encoded by the coding sequence ATGAAGATCAGGAGAAGGTACACACGGGTCGCCATCGGTGCGGCAGTCGCTTCGCTCTTCGTGCTCGGCGCGGCATCCAATGCCGGGGCGCAGGAGAGCAGCTTGGGACCGCGGACCGAGGTCTCGCTCATGGGAGGGATTCAGGCCCTGAACGAGAACGACACGGCGATCCCCGATCATTTCCTCAACATCCCCGCGGTCGCGACCGTGAGCTACCGCCTGTCCGCGAGGCTGGCGGCCGAGGGGGAGTTCACGTGGATGATTCCGGTCACGCAGAGCGTGGACCTGGGATCGGGCACGAGCCAGGATCGGAAGAGTCCGGACGTTCTCGCCTATCAGGCCAACCTGCGAGCCGACTTCCCGACCCGCAATTGGACGCCCTACCTGGCGGCCGGCGCGGGAGCGGTCACATTCCTCTCCAACACCGACGCCGATCGCCTGCCCCAGTTGGCCAAGTCGGAGACCGCGTTCGCGGTCAACTTCGGGGCCGGCACGACCTACGGGCTCACCGAGCGGTGGGCGCTGCGCGCGGACCTGCGTGAGTTCGTTGCGTTTCCCTCGGATGGCGCCGCCGGTCTCTCCAATTCTAAGGGAGCGGACGAGATCTGGATGGAGCGCGGCACGCTCGGTCTCTCGTACAGGTTCTAG